A single window of Haliotis asinina isolate JCU_RB_2024 chromosome 5, JCU_Hal_asi_v2, whole genome shotgun sequence DNA harbors:
- the LOC137285073 gene encoding uncharacterized protein — protein MGECQAHELSATTKIDHPPNDLTDPRTDMIQNAPIAEMAVDSPTTKPPKTCKDLKSTSVKVKSTTPSVKSTSVQENLASNPASLLAAIGDSEEYVKPIVKDGEIILEVECGQNKAYLYLSKLCQGSKGPCIYFQTSWLTPNEFQFVSGRETAKDWKRSIRHHGKSLKLLLTKGILSVHPTVCDCEGCRHGSSTPTRCRTGEKRKTPSTQEKKVKKSSGSVEHHANGAFKPVDRCRPTEGAKPVPGVESKLPQDQNLPSSSGKKSTEKHCSPLKESTSTNVIDAPKVQQCERLIEPEVQTLKKVKVQSQVNVDSIISVPKIPVVENVPEVVSLPPAETRTSTLPVKEASKSDELPPKCEQSAELPEVKFNEPVSKPEVKVEVKVKLEAKPTEPCPEACVGDISCSDINVTESVCVTDSVDVSVKVESEKTDTPPRGAMLVPMEANDVNISSDAQPSSPCSSSCPSSPEPTGDSEICQRTLPMCPKNSKSHSAKAAERHVEHASASSSHGKEPEKCKESVKPKTHVTHETKHKVADEHIPKSSKREQEKASPRSIQDSRTTNEVAQIRQPETGDAAFSDYMRLLAAGHGPQMLHQPPSGMEPMYDMRTPPQIHVNPAMLHPLHACSMYSHPGMVQKDPVLYPTTAGALPANIGAPCFAPMHMMPPRVQYTVPQPPIVDMSRSLQYLPLPGSVPYHCGTMGGLKRGNAEMDTASALDLSTSKRLRMEYPAPDYRLDTLPGCHGFQPYGYDYSRSLSDELSRKMYAEEGFKPTGSLDFKPYTPSWMDHAGKSVLHRCTCAESRPGDIRFWSVEDVCRFISMLDGCSIYAENFREQRVDGKILPLLTTDHLMKNLGMKLGPALLVSEAVAKKVQEASKFPGCDNCRKLILGAS, from the exons ATGGGGGAATGCCAGGCGCACGAGCTATCTGCGACGACGAAGATAGACCACCCACCAAATGATCTAACAGACCCACGGACAGACATGATTCAAAACGCTCCCATCGCGGAAATGGCTGTGGATAGCCCTACTACCAAACCTCCGAAAACTTGTAAGGATTTGAAATCGACGAGTGTCAAAGTGAAATCTACAACACCCAGTGTGAAATCGACATCGGTTCAGGAGAACTTAGCATCCAACCCAGCTTCCCTACTTGCCGCAATTGGCGATTCCGAGGAGTATGTGAAACCGATTGTTAAAGACGGTGAAATTATTTTGGAAGTTGAATGTGGCCAAAATAAGGCGTATTTGTACTTATCGAAACTTTGCCAAGGAAGTAAGGGCCCGTGTATATATTTCCAAACTTCGTGGTTAACGCCGAACGAGTTTCAATTCGTCAGTGGCCGAGAGACCGCTAAAGACTGGAAGCGATCTATTCGCCACCATGGGAAGAGTTTGAAGCTTTTGTTGACAAAAGGCATCTTGTCTGTTCATCCGACTGTGTGTGATTGTGAGGGATGTCGTCACGGTTCCAGCACGCCG ACGCGGTGTCGGACTGGAGAGAAGCGCAAAACGCCCTCCACTCAGGAAAAGAAAGTCAAGAAATCATCTGGGTCCGTGGAGCATCACGCAAATGGCGCCTTTAAACCCGTGGATCGTTGTCGACCAACTGAAGGGGCTAAACCTGTACCGGGTGTGGAGAGTAAACTGCCCCAGGATCAGAACCTCCCCAGCTCCAGCGGGAAGAAGTCAACAGAGAAGCACTGCAG CCCATTGAAGGAGTCCACGTCAACAAATGTCATAGACGCACCGAAAGTTCAACAGTGTGAAAGACTGATCGAACCGGAAGTTCAGACGTTGAAAAAGGTCAAAGTTCAAAGCCAAGTTAACGTCGATTCGATCATCTCGGTACCGAAGATTCCTGTTGTTGAAAACGTACCTGAAGTTGTTTCATTACCACCTGCAGAAACACGTACTTCAACACTACCAGTTAAAG AAGCCTCCAAGAGTGATGAGCTGCCTCCAAAGTGTGAACAAAGTGCTGAACTACCCGAGGTCAAATTCAATGAACCAGTGTCAAAGCCAGAGGTCAAGGTTGAGGTCAAAGTTAAACTGGAAGCGAAACCGACAGAACCGTGCCCGGAGGCTTGTGTCGGTGACATATCATGCTCTGACATCAATGTTACCGAGTCGGTGTGTGTGACCGACAGTGTAGACGTTTCCGTGAAAGTGGAAAGTGAAAAGACAGACACACCTCCGAGAGGCGCAATGCTTGTCCCAATGGAGGCAAACGATGTAAATATTTCAAGCGACGCCCAACCGTCCTCGCCTTGCTCATCTAGCTGCCCATCGTCCCCGGAACCAACCGGAGACTCGGAAATCTGCCAAAGGACGCTGCCAATGTGCCCCAAAAATTCAAAATCGCATTCCGCCAAGGCAGCAGAGAGACATGTGGAACATGCGAGTGCGTCATCATCACACGGGAAAGAACCCGAAAAGTGCAAGGAAAGTGTTAAACCTAAGACTCACGTCACGCACGAGACGAAACACAAAGTGGCAGACGAGCATATTCCCAAGAGCAGTAAGAGGGAACAAGAGAAAGCGTCACCACGGTCGATACAAGACTCTCGGACGACAAATGAAGTCGCACAAATTCGACAACCAGAAACTGGCGACGCAGCCTTCAGCGACTACATGAGACTTCTGGCTGCTGGCCACGGGCCTCAGATGTT ACATCAACCTCCGTCAGGAATGGAACCGATGTATGACATGAGGACGCCGCCGCAAATCCACGTCAATCCTGCTATGCTTCATCCGCTCCACGCATGCTCAATGTACAGCCATCCCGGAATGGTCCAGAAGGATCCCGTCTTGTACCCAACAACTGCAGGTGCACTCCCTGCTAATATCGGGGCGCCTTGTTTTGCTCCAATGCATATGATGCCACCAAGGGTGCAATATACTGTTCCCCAACCACCCATAGTGGACATGTCTCGATCTCTCCAATATTTACCGTTACCAGGAAGTGTTCCGTATCACTGTGGAACTATGGGAGGACTTAAAAGAGGGAACGCTGAAATGGACACAGCTTCCGCCTTGGATTTATCAACATCCAAAAGACTACGTATGGAGTATCCTGCGCCAGATTACCGGTTGGACACGTTGCCTGGTTGTCATGGATTCCAACCATATGGATACGATTATTCCAGAAGTTTGAGTGATGAACTGTCACGGAAAATGTACGCAGAGGAAGGGTTTAAGCCAACCGGAAGTTTAGACTTTAAACCCTACACCCCATCTTGGATGGACCATGCTGGGAAATCTGTTCTTCACAGATGTACTTGTGCCGAAAGTAGGCCCGGTGACATCCGTTTCTGGTCTGTTGAAGATGTGTGTAGATTCATCAGCATGCTCGATGGTTGCAGCATATACGCCGAG AATTTCCGAGAGCAGAGAGTAGATGGAAAAATACTGCCTTTACTAACAACCGACCACCTCATGAAAAATCTGGGCATGAAGCTTGGACCAGCCCTCCTTGTGTCAGAAGCTGTTGCCAAGAAGGTTCAGGAAGCTAGCAAATTCCCGGGGTGCGACAACTGCCGGAAACTGATTCTTGGTGCTAGCTAG